From a region of the Odocoileus virginianus isolate 20LAN1187 ecotype Illinois chromosome 19, Ovbor_1.2, whole genome shotgun sequence genome:
- the FOXO3 gene encoding forkhead box protein O3 isoform X2 produces the protein MRVQNEGTGKSSWWIINPDGGKSGKAPRRRAVSMDNSNKYTKSRGRAAKKKAALQTAPESADDSPSQLSKWPGSPTSRSSDELDAWTDFRSRTNSNASTVSGRLSPILASTELDDVQDDEAPLSPMLYSSSASLSPSVSKPCTVELPRLTDMAGTMNLNDGLADNLMDDLLDNIALPASQPSPPGGLMQRSSSFPYTTKGSGLGSPTSSFSSAVFGPSSLNSLRQSPMQTIQENKPATFSSMSHYGNQTLQDLLTSDSLSHSDVMMTQSDPLMSQASTAVSAQNSRRNVMLRSDPMMSFAAQPNQGSLVNQNLLHHQHQTQGALGGSRALSNSVSNMGLSDSSSLGSAKHQQQSPANQSMQTLSDSLSGPSLYSASASLPVMGPEKFPSDLDLDMFNGSLECDMESIIRSELMDADGLDFNFDSLISTQNVVGLNVGSFTGAKQASSQSWVPG, from the coding sequence ATGCGGGTCCAGAATGAGGGGACCGGCAAGAGCTCGTGGTGGATCATCAACCCCGACGGCGGGAAGAGCGGCAAGGCGCCCCGGCGGCGGGCCGTCTCCATGGACAACAGCAACAAGTATACCAAGAGCCGCGGCCGTGCCGCCAAGAAGAAGGCAGCCCTGCAGACTGCCCCCGAGTCAGCAGACGACAGTCCCTCCCAGCTCTCCAAGTGGCCCGGCAGCCCCACGTCCCGCAGCAGCGATGAGCTGGACGCGTGGACCGACTTCCGCTCGCGCACCAATTCCAACGCCAGCACAGTCAGCGGCCGCCTGTCGCCCATCCTGGCGAGCACGGAGCTGGATGACGTCCAGGACGATGAGGCGCCGCTGTCCCCCATGCTCTACAGCAGCTCGGCCAGCCTGTCGCCCTCCGTCAGCAAGCCGTGCACCGTGGAGCTGCCCCGGCTGACCGACATGGCGGGCACCATGAATCTGAACGACGGCCTGGCCGACAACCTCATGGACGACCTGCTGGACAACATCGCGCTCCCTGCATCCCAGCCGTCGCCCCCGGGGGGGCTCATGCAGCGCAGCTCCAGCTTCCCGTACACCACCAAGGGCTCCGGCCTGGGCTCCCCCACCAGCTCTTTCAGCAGCGCGGTATTTGGTCCTTCGTCTCTGAACTCCCTGCGCCAGTCTCCCATGCAGACCATCCAAGAGAACAAGCCAGCCACCTTTTCTTCCATGTCGCACTACGGCAACCAGACACTCCAGGACCTGCTCACGTCGGACTCACTCAGCCACAGCGATGTCATGATGACCCAGTCGGACCCCTTGATGTCTCAGGCCAGCACCGCTGTGTCTGCCCAGAACTCCCGCCGGAACGTGATGCTTCGCAGTGACCCAATGATGTCCTTTGCCGCCCAGCCTAACCAGGGGAGTTTGGTCAATCAGAACTTGCTCCACCACCAGCACCAAACCCAGGGCGCTCTCGGTGGCAGCCGTGCCTTGTCGAATTCCGTCAGCAACATGGGCTTGAGCGACTCCAGCAGCCTCGGATCAGCCAAACACCAGCAGCAGTCTCCCGCCAACCAGTCTATGCAAACCCTCTCGGACTCTCTCTCAGGCCCCTCCTTGTACTCCGCCAGTGCGAGCCTTCCAGTCATGGGCCCTGAGAAGTTCCCCAGCGACTTGGACCTGGACATGTTCAATGGGAGCTTGGAATGTGACATGGAGTCCATTATCCGTAGTGAACTCATGGATGCTGATGGGTTGGATTTTAACTTTGATTCCCTCATCTCCACACAGAACGTTGTTGGTTTGAACGTGGGGAGCTTCACTGGTGCTAAGCAGGCCTCATCTCAGAGCTGGGTGCCAGGCTGA